The following proteins are co-located in the Dehalococcoidales bacterium genome:
- the rpoC gene encoding DNA-directed RNA polymerase subunit beta' has translation MLEVNDFDAVRISLASPEQIRSWSYGEVTKPETINYRTLKPERDGLFCEKIFGPTKDFECFCGKYKKIRYKGVICDKCGVEVARSKVRRERMGHIELASPASHIWFAKGIPSRMGLLLGLSPRSLERVLYFSHYIITSIDEEARQRAIEELKEKNSQEIAERKNVLEAKITETEQSGATVEEINQLRRDWTDEKVQLEEHSASDIEQLEDLRKHTLLNENRYQELKQKFGDIFEAGMGAEAILHILKEIDLEETHNALIQETRLSSGQRRRKASKQLQVVETFRRSGNKPEWMILTVLPVLPPDLRPMVQLDGDRFATSGLNDLYRRVINRNNRLRHLLEIGAPDIIIRNEKRMLQEAVDSLIDNEKGGGRAVSFSGNHKLKSLSDMLRGKQGRFRQNLLGKRVDYSGRSVIVVGPELKLHQCGLPRRMALELFKPFIVHRLMERGLAFSDKSARRLVARANPEVYDILEEVIKERPVLLNRAPTLHRLGIQAFEPVLIDGSAIQLHPMVCSTFNADFDGDQMAVHLPLSKAAVKEARELMLSIHNMLLPSCGEPIVIPTLDMVLGCYYLTTIKPSAKGEGKIFGSLEEARLAYDIDAIDLRAEVEVRITGQDQRIKTSAGRIIFNEVLPQQLRDYNKVIDKSTSKQIVDSCYKLLSSQEMAIVLDNLKQLGFRYATKSGTTIGMSDVKIPEAKARLIKDAEEKTAAIKEQYNRGVITEDESYNGVIGVWMETTDLITEAISNSLDRYGSIYMMSTSGAKGNISQIRQMAGMRGLMTNPSGKIIDFPIKASLREGLNVLEYFISTHGARKGLADTALRTSESGYLTRRLVDVAQDTIIRQEDCGTLDGIWISEPQKGEILPPLAKRITGRLAASKVVDPQTNETIVDRNEEIDDDKAKKIIDAGLTKVHVRSPLSCQSRQGTCQRCYGWDLSCGKLIKLNTAVGIIAAQSIGEPGTQLTLRTFHTGGVVGLDITTGLPRIEELFEGRTPKAQAIISEIDGTAEIVDDEEGRRIKIVSSEVFYDEYTPPAGWLLLTQDKAWVDVGTPLACPPQSDENSPQEQSLAAENQQILARVSGEVTIQGEKILIRYEDNEVREYSIPPATHIRVQNGDRVQAGDRLTDGSIDPQDILHISGKEAVQRYLVDEVQKVYRSQGVNINDKHIEVIVRQMLTKVYIDSSGDTGLVIGELLDKFDYEDINAKVLAEGGEPATAHIVLMGITRASLNTDSWLAAASFQETTKVLTEAAVAGKVDKLNGLKENVIIGKLIPACHSITEGNPELTAGRENEGEELRELAI, from the coding sequence ATGCTTGAAGTTAATGATTTTGATGCCGTCCGTATTTCTCTCGCTTCACCAGAGCAGATCAGGAGCTGGTCATATGGTGAAGTGACCAAGCCGGAAACTATCAACTACCGTACTCTCAAGCCGGAAAGAGATGGACTTTTCTGCGAAAAGATATTCGGCCCGACTAAGGACTTCGAGTGCTTCTGCGGTAAATACAAGAAGATACGCTACAAAGGAGTAATTTGCGACAAGTGCGGCGTTGAGGTAGCACGGTCTAAAGTACGCCGGGAACGGATGGGGCATATCGAGCTGGCCAGTCCGGCCAGCCATATCTGGTTTGCCAAGGGAATCCCCAGTCGGATGGGACTTTTGCTCGGGCTGTCGCCACGAAGTCTGGAGCGTGTCCTGTATTTCTCGCACTATATAATAACTTCGATAGACGAAGAAGCACGTCAGAGAGCGATTGAAGAACTTAAAGAGAAAAACTCCCAGGAAATAGCGGAGCGTAAAAATGTCTTAGAGGCCAAAATCACCGAGACGGAGCAGTCAGGGGCAACGGTGGAGGAGATAAATCAGCTCCGGCGCGACTGGACCGACGAAAAGGTCCAGCTTGAAGAGCATTCCGCCAGCGATATTGAGCAACTGGAAGACCTGCGTAAGCACACACTGCTCAATGAGAACCGCTACCAGGAACTGAAACAGAAGTTCGGCGACATTTTTGAGGCCGGGATGGGAGCCGAGGCTATTCTCCATATTCTCAAAGAAATTGACCTTGAGGAAACACACAATGCTCTAATTCAGGAGACCCGCCTATCTTCAGGACAACGCCGCAGGAAGGCAAGCAAGCAGCTACAGGTAGTGGAAACCTTCCGCCGTAGCGGCAATAAACCCGAATGGATGATTCTCACGGTGCTGCCGGTACTGCCACCAGACCTCAGACCTATGGTCCAGCTCGACGGAGACAGGTTCGCTACCAGTGGCCTTAATGACCTGTACCGCCGGGTGATTAACCGCAATAACCGTCTGCGTCATCTGCTAGAGATAGGTGCCCCAGATATTATCATCCGCAACGAAAAACGAATGCTTCAGGAAGCGGTCGACTCTCTTATCGACAACGAGAAGGGAGGAGGACGAGCTGTCTCCTTCAGCGGTAACCATAAACTAAAGTCACTATCGGACATGCTTAGAGGCAAGCAGGGACGGTTTCGCCAAAATCTTCTGGGTAAACGGGTTGACTATAGCGGACGTTCGGTCATCGTTGTCGGCCCGGAGCTTAAGCTCCACCAATGCGGTCTGCCCAGAAGGATGGCCCTGGAGCTATTCAAACCGTTTATTGTGCATCGATTGATGGAACGTGGACTTGCCTTCAGTGACAAGAGCGCCCGCCGGCTGGTGGCAAGGGCCAATCCCGAGGTATACGATATCCTGGAAGAGGTTATTAAGGAACGTCCGGTGTTACTAAACCGGGCCCCTACCCTCCACCGGCTCGGCATTCAGGCTTTTGAGCCGGTACTTATCGACGGCAGCGCCATACAACTCCATCCCATGGTATGCTCAACCTTCAACGCCGACTTTGACGGCGATCAGATGGCGGTCCATCTACCTCTATCCAAAGCTGCGGTTAAAGAAGCCAGAGAGCTAATGCTCAGCATCCACAATATGCTGCTGCCAAGCTGCGGAGAGCCAATCGTAATCCCGACTCTGGATATGGTCCTCGGCTGCTACTACCTGACCACCATCAAACCAAGCGCCAAGGGGGAAGGTAAGATCTTCGGCAGTTTGGAAGAGGCCAGACTTGCCTATGATATCGATGCTATTGACCTCAGGGCTGAGGTCGAAGTCAGGATTACCGGGCAAGACCAGAGGATTAAGACCAGTGCCGGCCGTATCATATTCAACGAGGTGCTGCCCCAGCAACTACGTGATTACAACAAGGTAATCGATAAATCAACCTCGAAGCAAATAGTAGACAGTTGCTATAAGCTGCTGAGCAGCCAGGAAATGGCAATAGTACTGGACAATCTGAAGCAATTGGGCTTCCGGTATGCTACTAAGTCAGGAACTACTATCGGCATGAGCGACGTCAAAATTCCAGAGGCCAAAGCAAGATTGATAAAAGACGCCGAGGAAAAAACGGCCGCTATCAAAGAGCAATATAACCGTGGGGTAATCACCGAAGACGAAAGTTATAATGGTGTTATCGGTGTGTGGATGGAAACCACCGACCTGATTACAGAGGCTATCTCCAATTCTCTCGACCGCTACGGCAGCATCTATATGATGTCAACATCAGGGGCCAAGGGTAATATTTCTCAGATCAGGCAGATGGCAGGCATGCGGGGCTTGATGACCAATCCTTCGGGTAAGATCATCGATTTTCCCATTAAGGCCAGCCTGCGTGAAGGGCTTAATGTTCTGGAGTACTTTATCTCTACTCATGGCGCTCGTAAAGGACTGGCGGATACCGCACTAAGAACATCGGAGAGCGGTTACCTGACCAGACGTCTCGTTGACGTCGCTCAGGATACCATCATCCGCCAGGAAGACTGCGGCACCCTGGATGGAATATGGATATCCGAACCTCAAAAAGGTGAAATTCTACCGCCACTCGCTAAACGAATAACCGGCCGTCTGGCTGCCAGTAAAGTGGTTGACCCGCAGACAAATGAAACCATCGTTGACCGTAATGAAGAAATCGATGACGATAAGGCGAAGAAGATTATTGATGCCGGGCTGACCAAGGTTCACGTCAGGTCTCCGCTCTCCTGTCAGTCAAGGCAAGGCACCTGCCAGCGATGCTATGGCTGGGACCTTTCCTGCGGCAAGCTGATCAAGCTAAACACGGCGGTAGGCATAATTGCCGCCCAGAGCATCGGCGAACCGGGTACCCAGTTAACTCTACGCACCTTTCACACCGGCGGCGTCGTCGGACTGGACATCACCACCGGTCTGCCCAGGATCGAAGAACTATTCGAAGGCAGAACGCCCAAGGCCCAGGCCATCATCTCAGAGATAGACGGCACAGCTGAAATAGTGGATGATGAAGAGGGGAGAAGAATCAAGATCGTCAGCTCCGAGGTATTCTATGATGAATACACACCACCCGCCGGTTGGCTGCTCCTGACGCAGGATAAAGCTTGGGTGGACGTCGGTACGCCACTGGCTTGCCCACCTCAGTCTGATGAAAACTCGCCACAGGAGCAATCACTCGCCGCTGAAAATCAACAAATACTGGCCCGTGTCAGCGGTGAGGTCACCATTCAAGGGGAAAAGATACTGATAAGGTATGAGGATAATGAGGTACGGGAATACTCCATTCCCCCAGCCACCCATATCCGTGTCCAAAACGGTGACAGAGTACAGGCCGGAGACCGTTTGACCGACGGCTCTATTGACCCACAGGACATTCTTCATATTTCCGGGAAAGAGGCCGTCCAGCGTTACCTAGTGGACGAAGTACAAAAGGTATACCGATCACAAGGGGTAAACATAAACGACAAGCACATCGAGGTTATCGTCCGCCAGATGCTGACCAAGGTTTATATTGATTCATCAGGAGACACCGGATTGGTAATAGGAGAGCTGTTAGACAAGTTCGATTACGAGGATATTAACGCTAAGGTTCTTGCCGAGGGCGGGGAGCCAGCCACTGCCCACATTGTCTTAATGGGAATAACCCGCGCTTCACTGAATACTGACAGCTGGTTAGCCGCGGCCTCCTTCCAGGAGACTACCAAGGTGCTTACCGAAGCAGCCGTGGCCGGCAAGGTGGATAAACTTAACGGGCTCAAGGAGAATGTCATCATCGGGAAGTTAATACCGGCCTGCCATTCAATTACTGAGGGTAATCCAGAGCTAACAGCCGGTAGAGAGAACGAAGGCGAAGAGTTAAGGGAGCTGGCTATCTGA
- the ruvB gene encoding Holliday junction branch migration DNA helicase RuvB — MSRVISGKLSADDTSLDNSLRPRQLTGFIGQTKVKENLKIAITAAKNRGEALDHILLYGPPGLGKTTMAHIIASEVGVNIKITSGPAVERTGDLAAILTNLRSQDILFIDEIHRLNRTVEEILYPAMEDFALDIIIGKGPGAKNLRINLPDFTLIGATTRFALLSPPLRDRFGAVYRLDFYDRTSIEEILKRSARILQIEVEDKGITEIARRARGTPRVANRLLKRVRDYAQVMADGLITQPVAVEALGKLEVDPIGLDEIDHKVLSTIIDKFNGGPVGLDTIAASVSEEADTIMDVYEPYLMQLGFLDRTPRGRLATRLAYEHLKRPYNKGKPPQPTLL; from the coding sequence ATCAGTCGGGTTATATCAGGCAAACTCAGTGCTGACGACACATCACTTGACAACAGCTTGAGACCACGGCAGCTAACTGGCTTCATCGGTCAAACTAAGGTCAAGGAAAACCTGAAGATAGCTATCACCGCCGCTAAGAACAGGGGTGAAGCGCTCGATCACATACTGCTCTACGGCCCCCCGGGGCTAGGTAAGACTACCATGGCCCACATCATAGCCAGTGAGGTAGGGGTCAACATAAAGATTACCTCCGGCCCGGCAGTAGAACGCACCGGGGACCTGGCAGCAATTCTGACCAACCTGCGCAGCCAGGATATACTCTTTATCGACGAGATTCACCGTCTCAACCGAACGGTTGAGGAAATACTGTACCCGGCTATGGAGGACTTCGCCCTGGATATCATCATCGGTAAGGGCCCCGGTGCTAAAAACCTGAGGATAAATCTACCTGACTTCACCCTGATCGGTGCTACGACCCGTTTTGCCCTGCTCAGCCCACCACTGAGAGACCGATTTGGTGCTGTCTATCGACTCGATTTTTATGACCGCACCTCTATTGAAGAAATCTTGAAACGCTCAGCACGGATTCTTCAAATAGAGGTTGAGGACAAAGGAATAACAGAGATAGCCCGCCGGGCCAGGGGCACCCCCCGCGTCGCTAACCGGTTGCTCAAACGAGTAAGAGACTACGCTCAGGTAATGGCCGACGGGCTGATTACCCAGCCAGTGGCAGTCGAGGCACTGGGTAAGCTGGAGGTAGACCCCATCGGCCTCGATGAAATCGACCATAAGGTCCTCAGCACTATCATCGACAAATTCAACGGTGGTCCGGTGGGACTGGACACTATTGCCGCCTCAGTCAGCGAGGAAGCCGACACCATTATGGATGTCTACGAGCCTTATCTGATGCAACTGGGCTTCCTGGACCGGACTCCCCGGGGCCGGCTGGCCACCAGACTAGCCTACGAACACCTCAAACGGCCCTACAACAAGGGGAAACCACCTCAACCAACCCTGCTCTAA
- a CDS encoding SIMPL domain-containing protein (The SIMPL domain is named for its presence in mouse protein SIMPL (signalling molecule that associates with mouse pelle-like kinase). Bacterial member BP26, from Brucella, was shown to assemble into a channel-like structure, while YggE from E. coli has been associated with resistance to oxidative stress.), translating to MSRKWLLAIALVPIVPVVALSGCGAGLPGINGVGSGNSPSTLEVSLDSQQAGIWVTGQGKTMAAPDVAILRVGIEAQEATVAEAQVEAIEAMDGVMKAMTDSGVAEKDIQTQYFNVSQVTRWDDVKGESIVVGYRVTNIVSAKIRDIDKAGAIIDAVVVAGGDLTRIDGIEFTIDDPQGYYEEARQEAVADARAKAEQLAALAGVSLGKPTYVSESAQSSSIYQNEGMISYDMAKAVPETSISPGEMEVSLTVQVCYAILD from the coding sequence ATGAGCAGAAAGTGGCTTCTGGCAATAGCACTGGTACCGATAGTACCGGTGGTTGCCCTGAGCGGTTGCGGTGCTGGTTTACCGGGTATCAATGGAGTCGGTTCGGGTAACTCCCCGTCGACCCTCGAGGTTAGCCTGGATAGTCAGCAGGCAGGAATCTGGGTTACCGGACAGGGTAAGACAATGGCGGCTCCCGATGTCGCTATTCTGAGGGTGGGTATTGAGGCCCAGGAAGCAACTGTGGCTGAGGCTCAGGTAGAAGCAATAGAGGCGATGGATGGGGTGATGAAAGCCATGACCGATAGCGGTGTGGCAGAGAAGGATATTCAGACCCAGTACTTTAATGTCAGTCAGGTTACCCGATGGGATGATGTGAAGGGCGAGAGTATTGTCGTCGGCTACCGGGTGACTAATATCGTGAGCGCTAAGATCAGGGATATCGATAAGGCGGGCGCTATCATTGATGCGGTCGTTGTAGCCGGGGGTGATTTAACCCGTATCGATGGTATTGAGTTCACTATTGACGACCCTCAAGGCTACTATGAAGAGGCACGGCAGGAGGCGGTCGCTGATGCCAGGGCCAAGGCGGAGCAACTGGCCGCTCTGGCAGGCGTCAGCCTGGGGAAGCCTACCTATGTCTCTGAGAGTGCCCAGTCGTCTTCCATCTACCAGAATGAAGGGATGATAAGCTACGATATGGCTAAAGCAGTACCGGAAACATCAATTAGCCCCGGTGAGATGGAGGTTAGCCTTACCGTTCAGGTTTGCTACGCTATTCTCGACTGA
- a CDS encoding DUF5667 domain-containing protein, with the protein MKNNREFENILDDCLERLARGETLTHCLESYPEQAEQLEPLLRTARVASETLAILPRPEFRARARYEFQSVLQEVTAKKKLSLFNLRTRLVTAVVAISVILVSGGGTVVMASGSMPDTPLYTVKLASEEVQLALTPSDTDKAEVCVMQASRRVDEIVYLADKGDAEQVEVIAERLDECLGTLLEIASAEKAEAVAVEEDAVPAALMAVPEITPDQEASVYENDATEQRAWAGDGDLEELKTTVVSNAASNQSALIRKLMVAPESVKPALHRAIAVSAAGYGRVLTVLD; encoded by the coding sequence ATGAAGAATAATAGAGAGTTCGAAAACATCCTGGACGATTGCTTGGAGCGGCTGGCTAGGGGCGAGACCCTGACGCATTGTCTTGAGAGTTATCCGGAGCAGGCAGAGCAGCTCGAACCGCTGCTGCGGACGGCTCGCGTAGCCAGTGAGACGCTGGCGATTCTGCCCCGCCCCGAGTTCAGGGCCAGGGCGAGGTATGAATTCCAATCGGTGCTTCAGGAAGTGACTGCGAAGAAGAAGCTGTCCCTGTTTAATTTGAGGACGCGGTTGGTAACGGCGGTAGTGGCAATCAGCGTTATTCTGGTGTCTGGGGGTGGCACTGTGGTAATGGCCAGCGGCAGTATGCCGGACACCCCCCTATATACGGTGAAGCTGGCCAGTGAGGAAGTGCAGCTGGCGCTAACCCCATCTGATACCGATAAGGCAGAGGTATGCGTTATGCAGGCCAGCAGGAGGGTAGACGAGATAGTATATCTGGCTGATAAGGGTGATGCCGAGCAGGTTGAAGTGATTGCGGAGCGTCTGGATGAATGCCTGGGAACTTTGTTGGAGATAGCCTCTGCTGAGAAAGCGGAGGCGGTAGCGGTAGAAGAAGATGCTGTTCCCGCAGCACTGATGGCGGTGCCGGAAATAACGCCGGATCAAGAAGCATCGGTGTATGAGAATGATGCTACTGAACAGAGAGCGTGGGCTGGTGATGGCGATCTTGAGGAGCTGAAGACGACTGTGGTTAGCAATGCTGCCAGTAACCAGTCTGCTCTAATCCGTAAGTTGATGGTTGCACCGGAGTCGGTCAAGCCTGCCCTGCATCGGGCAATCGCGGTCTCGGCCGCTGGCTACGGAAGAGTTCTCACCGTATTAGATTAG
- a CDS encoding sigma-70 family RNA polymerase sigma factor encodes MQDEESLVQRAKQHDQEAFTQLYEKYFDKIYRYVSLKVGDRMEAEDITQQVFLKAIKSISSFRWKGFPFSSWLFRIAHNQVVDYLRKKTKRETVALDDTLLASDDDPQLALERKLDIEQLALATKKLTRAQQEVISLRFAGDLPIAQVAKVMGRSEGAVKALQHSAVVALRKELTGMG; translated from the coding sequence GTGCAGGATGAGGAGAGCCTCGTACAACGAGCGAAGCAGCACGACCAGGAGGCTTTTACACAGTTGTACGAGAAGTACTTTGATAAGATATATCGCTATGTATCGCTCAAGGTAGGGGATAGAATGGAAGCCGAGGATATTACCCAGCAGGTCTTCCTCAAAGCTATTAAATCCATCTCTTCCTTTAGGTGGAAGGGGTTTCCTTTCTCATCCTGGCTGTTTCGTATTGCCCACAATCAGGTTGTGGATTACCTGAGGAAGAAGACGAAGAGGGAGACCGTTGCCCTTGATGATACCCTGCTGGCCAGTGATGATGACCCTCAACTGGCGTTAGAGCGTAAGCTGGATATTGAGCAACTGGCTCTGGCGACAAAAAAGTTGACCCGGGCGCAGCAGGAGGTAATTTCTCTCCGTTTTGCCGGTGATTTGCCGATTGCACAGGTAGCCAAGGTTATGGGCAGGAGCGAAGGAGCAGTAAAGGCATTGCAGCATAGCGCTGTAGTAGCTCTACGTAAAGAACTAACTGGAATGGGATAG
- the rimI gene encoding ribosomal protein S18-alanine N-acetyltransferase — translation MSYYIRRMCREDVDQVTEIDREAFPTMWPPANYERELKVSLAHYITACVDGTATERTEKQRVVGFAGLWLMADEAHITNIAVRHSHQRQGIGEHLLIAMINLAIEQNAHILTLEVRASNTAAQKLYHKYGFTQMDIRRSYYTDNREDALVMTIENIDGAVFQKRLRRLEKAHFRKWGVALYHIV, via the coding sequence TTGTCTTACTACATACGCCGGATGTGCCGCGAGGATGTTGACCAGGTCACTGAGATTGACCGCGAAGCCTTCCCTACCATGTGGCCGCCGGCCAACTACGAGCGTGAGCTTAAGGTAAGCCTGGCCCATTATATTACTGCCTGTGTAGACGGGACGGCGACCGAAAGAACTGAGAAACAAAGAGTTGTCGGTTTCGCCGGCCTCTGGCTGATGGCTGATGAAGCTCATATAACCAACATCGCGGTAAGACACAGCCATCAGCGGCAGGGTATAGGCGAACACCTGCTGATAGCTATGATAAACCTGGCTATTGAACAGAATGCCCATATCCTCACCCTGGAAGTGAGGGCCTCCAACACCGCAGCTCAGAAGCTATACCATAAGTACGGTTTCACCCAGATGGATATCCGCCGCAGCTATTATACCGATAACAGAGAGGATGCTCTGGTAATGACCATCGAGAATATCGACGGAGCAGTATTCCAGAAACGACTGCGCCGGCTAGAGAAAGCCCACTTCCGAAAGTGGGGGGTAGCCCTCTATCACATCGTTTGA
- a CDS encoding PD-(D/E)XK nuclease family protein, whose translation MRPLSYTQIATYQSCPLLYRLQYIDGLKPKEKGYFSFGSVLHLCAEYFFRVKVPPPPSLDELLDYYQQSWLSEGYQSAEEEENYQSYGREILIGFWRIHSADFRMPLAIEKMFYIDIDGIKLRGFIDRVDKLDSGGLSIVDYKSNQELFSSEYLGSNLQLTLYQLAAEQLWHLPVEKLTLYHLRSNTPCSCQPRQGSQLEKARRLVVEVAENIAGNRFPAVENQYCPCDFPEHCPYYRHQYMGNSLDSDRQAALSRIPEADLVERYVSLQAEIKELECQLEEVRRMIVDFCQNEGLSRVFGREHAVTYKLVEKTGFSEDMVRTLLEPEGLWGEVLSFDQSRLRQLITGDKLAEDIRQKLKALRQVISTYPRLLPKKLTDEE comes from the coding sequence ATGAGACCGTTAAGCTATACTCAGATTGCTACCTACCAGAGCTGCCCTCTGCTTTACCGGCTGCAGTATATCGATGGATTGAAGCCTAAGGAGAAGGGGTATTTTAGCTTTGGTTCAGTCCTTCATCTGTGCGCCGAGTATTTCTTCAGGGTCAAGGTGCCGCCACCGCCGTCGCTGGATGAGCTACTCGACTATTATCAGCAAAGCTGGCTTTCTGAAGGGTATCAATCCGCTGAGGAAGAAGAGAATTATCAGTCCTATGGTAGAGAGATACTGATCGGTTTCTGGAGGATTCACAGCGCTGATTTTAGAATGCCGCTGGCTATCGAGAAGATGTTTTATATCGATATCGATGGTATCAAGCTGAGAGGCTTTATTGACCGGGTGGACAAACTGGATAGCGGTGGCTTGTCCATAGTTGATTACAAATCAAACCAGGAGTTGTTTTCCAGCGAATACCTGGGGAGTAACCTGCAGCTCACGTTGTATCAACTGGCGGCCGAGCAACTCTGGCATCTTCCGGTGGAGAAGCTAACACTGTATCACTTAAGGTCGAATACTCCCTGTAGTTGTCAGCCGAGGCAGGGATCGCAGCTTGAGAAAGCCAGGCGGCTGGTAGTGGAGGTGGCGGAGAACATTGCCGGTAACCGGTTTCCTGCTGTCGAAAACCAGTATTGCCCCTGTGATTTTCCGGAGCACTGTCCATACTATCGCCATCAGTATATGGGAAACAGTCTTGATTCAGACCGGCAGGCGGCTCTGTCCCGTATACCTGAAGCTGATCTTGTTGAGAGGTATGTTTCTCTGCAGGCCGAGATAAAAGAACTGGAGTGCCAGCTTGAAGAGGTAAGACGGATGATTGTTGACTTCTGTCAGAATGAGGGTTTAAGCCGGGTCTTTGGTCGGGAGCATGCTGTCACCTATAAACTGGTTGAGAAGACCGGTTTTAGTGAGGATATGGTCAGGACGTTGCTTGAACCCGAGGGACTGTGGGGGGAGGTATTGAGCTTCGACCAGTCCAGACTTAGGCAGCTCATTACCGGAGATAAGCTGGCCGAGGACATCAGACAGAAGCTGAAAGCCTTGAGGCAGGTCATATCCACTTATCCCCGGCTTCTTCCTAAAAAGCTTACCGATGAAGAGTGA
- a CDS encoding cytochrome c biogenesis protein CcdA: MDNISVIAAFVAGLTSFLLPCVLPLAPIYMAILAGPEILEPGADKKNVRIFLHSLTFVAGFSVVFIGLGAGAGLAGLAISINFFLIKQVAGILLIVFGALFLLSQKVPQLNFQKRLTPSQSTKTGYIRSFATGAIFSMSSMTCATYILGGILMLAAASATAWRGAYLLAIYSLGLGIPFLIIGAAFERITPLLKRIQHHSRAVYITSGAVLIVLGILVTTGRLTLLTGAI, translated from the coding sequence ATGGACAATATATCAGTAATAGCCGCTTTTGTCGCCGGGCTAACCTCTTTCCTGTTGCCCTGTGTACTGCCCCTGGCCCCGATATATATGGCTATCCTGGCCGGTCCGGAAATTCTTGAGCCCGGAGCCGATAAAAAGAACGTCCGGATATTTCTTCACTCCCTTACTTTCGTCGCCGGTTTTAGCGTAGTATTCATCGGACTGGGTGCCGGGGCCGGCCTGGCCGGCCTGGCCATCAGTATCAACTTCTTCCTAATCAAACAGGTTGCCGGTATACTACTGATAGTCTTCGGGGCACTCTTTCTGCTATCCCAGAAGGTGCCGCAGCTAAATTTCCAGAAGCGGCTTACCCCGTCTCAAAGCACTAAGACCGGTTACATACGCTCCTTTGCCACCGGCGCCATATTCTCAATGTCTTCGATGACCTGCGCCACCTACATACTGGGAGGCATCTTAATGCTAGCCGCAGCTTCGGCCACCGCCTGGCGCGGTGCCTATCTGCTGGCGATATACTCCCTCGGCCTGGGCATACCATTTCTGATAATCGGAGCCGCCTTCGAACGGATAACACCGCTACTGAAGCGCATACAACATCACTCCAGAGCAGTATATATTACCAGCGGCGCCGTACTGATAGTCCTGGGAATATTGGTCACAACGGGCAGACTTACTTTGTTAACCGGAGCAATTTAG
- a CDS encoding TlpA disulfide reductase family protein, with product MSKLPRIMLTVILASLSLGLVISGCSGGSPTDAMAVGRKAPEFELPNADGEFVSLSAFNGSPILINFWYTGCPPCRNEIPYLHQVYSEMQGRGLVILAINVGDSSGAVRQFLENNGIAPFLNTVLFDSKGDTVKQYSVQWYPTSFFIDRDGIIREKVIGGFQSKEAIEKRLDSIIS from the coding sequence TTGAGCAAACTACCAAGAATAATGCTGACAGTAATACTGGCCTCTCTCAGTCTGGGGCTAGTGATATCCGGATGTTCCGGCGGTTCCCCAACCGATGCGATGGCAGTAGGCAGGAAAGCACCCGAATTTGAACTGCCCAATGCGGATGGTGAGTTCGTATCTCTAAGCGCCTTCAACGGCAGCCCGATACTGATCAACTTCTGGTATACCGGCTGTCCTCCTTGCCGTAACGAGATACCCTACTTGCATCAGGTTTATAGTGAAATGCAGGGGAGGGGGCTGGTAATACTTGCGATTAATGTCGGCGATAGCTCCGGTGCGGTAAGACAGTTCCTCGAGAACAACGGGATTGCCCCTTTTCTTAATACCGTGCTGTTTGACAGCAAAGGTGATACCGTTAAGCAATACAGCGTTCAATGGTACCCGACCAGCTTCTTTATTGACCGGGATGGGATAATTCGAGAAAAAGTAATCGGTGGCTTCCAGAGTAAAGAAGCTATCGAAAAGAGGCTGGACAGTATTATTTCATAG